The Synechococcus sp. MVIR-18-1 region AAAGATTTTAGAAGCTGCACGAATCTTTGATGTTGATCCTCAGGATATAATCAAGGAATTAGGCAGAATGCAAGTGATTGCTGGGCAAGAAGATCAAATAATCGCAACCGCTTCTTCTCTTTCATGCAATGGTGTTTCTAAGTGATGAAAATTGTATTGCATCTATTAGGTGGTGCTGGACGAATTGGAACCGCCCTTATTCAATCACTAGTTGATAATCCGATTAGTAATTTGGATTCAATATATGTCTATTGCGATTCTACGAAGGCTAACGGGGTGGAACGGCTTTATGCTAATACCAAGGCTCCTTTTGTAAGGGCTTTGGGTTACTCGGGCTTTGTTGAGTTTTTCGGGTCTGAAGAGCATAGTATTTTTTCTAGTGAAAATACTCGACATGTAGTCTTTAATTTGCGGGGAATTAATAAGAAGCAACAATGGTTGAATCAACCACTTGATTCTATGGGAGTGCAGATTAATTCGTGTAGGACTATTGTTGATGCAAATCTATGGCTCCAATCGAATGTTGAAATCATTCATTTTAGCTCTCTGCTTTGTGATTTAATCGAGAGCTCCCTTTCTTTGGATCAAATCTGTGAAGGACAGGAAAGTTATCGTCGTCCATATATGGTCAGTAGGCTTCATCAAGAAACAATGCTTGCTGCTAATGCATTTCAGCATTCTATTTCTACCTGCTTTCTTAGGCTCCCGGCAGTTTATGGTTTTTCCGATGACGCCCAGAGTCCTTGGGTCCTAAATGTTTTTTGTAAGTGCCGCAAGAAAAAAGAACTTGTTTTATCACGCAATCCATTTCAAAAAGTTTATCTTACTCATTGTGCTTTTTTAATCCAAGCTCTTCGCTTGCTTATCTCTTCAAATTATGATGTGCGATCTAGCAAAACAGTTAGTTATATGCGTCCACCAATGTTAGGCATGCCAGTTGGTGCACTCGCTAATATTGTCGAGAACTATCCCATTGATAGCGCTGACATGCAATGGAGTGATCTTGGAATTGAATTTTTAGATGAATCTAACCTCGGGCGCGGTGATAATATTGATGCTCATATGCTGCAGCTATTGTCTGCGATCGATACCCTCATTAAGCCATGAGTAAGTTGAAGCTTTCTGTCGCCATTGCCAATTTACTTGCTTCGCAAGGAATACGCCAAGTATTTGGGATTATCGGTTCAGCTAATGCGCACTTGTTTGATGCTGTTTATCAACACCCTGAAATTCAGTTAACCTGCTTGCATCATGAGCAAGCTTGTGTAATGGCTGCTCACGGGTATTACATGCAATCTGGCCAAATAGCAGCCGTATTTGTTACCGCTGGAGCTGGAATTACGAATGCTCTTACAGGTGTTGTGGGTGCATGGGCAGATAGTGTACCTGTTTTAATTCTTAGTGGTCAGGAGGCTACTAAGCAGTTCGCTAGTAATAATCTTTCTCGTATGATCGGGATTCAAGGTGTTTATACAGAGTCGATTTATGAATCCTGTACAAAAAGTGTTGTCACATGCAAGGATTCAGAGAGCGTTGTAATTGCTATTGCTAGTGCTGTGAGACTAGCCAGGGAAGGTCGTCCGGGTCCTTGCATTGTGGATATACCAATTGATTTACAATCTAACGAAATGGAAATTAATAAAATTAATGCATTGATAAATGAGAATCTTGTAATAAAGGGGTTTCAAAGCTTTGGTCTGTCAGATCAGGATTTATCTCATTTATTAATTTCGCTTAAGTCTGCAAATGCACCATTGCTATGGTTAGGCAATGGATTAAGAAAATATAGCTCTTCAGTGATTTCCTCGATTGTTCGTGATCTTGGTATTCCTTATCTTACGTCTTGGACAGCAACGGATCTGTTTGAGCCTATTGATGATCTTTATGCTGGACATGCTGGTACTTACGGCGGAAGAGCTGGCAATTTAATATTGCAATCTTGCGATGTGCTTTTAACTTTAGGCACTCGCTTGGCGATACCTCAAAAGGGTTATGTCGATCATCAACTGGCTAGGCGAGCAAAAATATTTGTGATTGATTGTGATCAGATCGAGCTAGATAAATTAAGCGAACGTTTTGATAATAAATACTTGGCAGATGCTTCTGTTGCGCTTTCGCAAATACATCAATCGTTGGGAAATACACTGCATTCTAGTATGAATGAATGGCTTAGCCATGTAGGTCTTATTCGTAATGAATTCTCGCTTGTAGAACCTTGTCATCTTAAAAAAGATGCAGTTGACTCATATCAATTTATTTCCGATCTCGGTAAGTTGTCGTCCTCTAATACTACTTTTGTGACTGATATGGGGACAGCTCTGATTAGTGGTTTTCAAGTTCTTGAACCGAAAAATGGTCAACGTTTATTCACTAGTCAAGGGCTTGGTGAAATGGGTTATGGACTTCCTGGCGCCATTGGTGCTTGGTTCGCAGATCCGACTCGGCAGGTGATCTGTTTAAATTGCGATGGTGGCTTGATGATGAATTTGCAGGATCTTCATTCTGTAATTAGCCATCAAATCCCCCTTAAACTAGTGATATTTAATAATGATGGATATTTAATGATTAAGCACACTCAAAATGCAATTGTTGGTGGAAGACGTGCCGGTACTGATAGAGCTAGCGGTTTGACTTGCCCTGAGTATAAACCACTTGTAAAAGCCCTAGGCTTTGACTATTTTTCCCTTTCATATCTTGATCAGCAAGATCAGGTTATTACAGAATTTCTTGAACATGACGGAGCTTCTGTATTGGAGGTCTTTATGGCTGCTGATCAATTGTTAGTTCCTAAGCTTTCAGTTAGTGTTTCCGCAGATGGAACGTTGGTTTCTCCCCCTCTTGAAGATCTCAGCCCATTAATACCCCTAGAGCAAATAGAACGGCTTATGCTTGTGGATGTTCATCCGAATTCTATTTCATTGGAAAGGGATGAAGTCGTTGCTAAGGGTGATGCTATTTATTGATTCCAATGGCTCAAACAATCTTTTTTGAAAATCAGATTTTTCTTGATGATATTAGTTCGTTGGTTTCGACATTCAAGGATTGGGAGTTTTTTAGAGATCAATCGGTCTTAGTGACTGGTGGTGCGGGCTTAGTCCCTTCTTATCTTGTGAATACCCTTTTGTATGCCAACCATGTGTTAAGCCTGAACCTGAATATTACCTGCTTAGTACGCTCGGAACAAAGCAATTTATTTCGTCTTGCTTCATGGATAAATAACAGCTCACTCCATTTAATCTATGGAACTGCTGAGGAATATCCATACTCTTTACTTGAGCCACACTCAATTATTGTGCATGCTGCTAGTGCAGCCAGTCCTAAAATTTATGCTCAGGATCCTGTTGGCGTTATTTTGCCAAATAGCACAGGAACGATGCGGCTTTGTGATCAAGGTCGTTTATGGCAGATCAAACGTCTATTATATTTTAGTACAGGTGAAGTATATGGTATTAATAGCAAGGAATACTTCAATGAACTTGATTTTGGTTATTTAGATCCTAATTCTCTCAGAAGCTGTTACGCTGAAAGCAAAAGAGTTGGAGAATCGATTTGTAAGGCGTATTCGCATCAATATTCCTTGCCAGCCACCAGTGCACGAATATTCCATACATATGGTCCACAAATGTTGCTTGATGATGGGAGAGTCTTTGCTGATTTTGTAAGAGATGCTCTTAATCGGAAGCCCATTGTGCTTGCAAGCTCTGGTAGCGCACGTCGTTGTTTTTGCTATTTGAAGGATGCTACAAGTGCTTTCCTTACCCTTTTGGTTAATGGTCTCAGTGGAGAGGCTTATAATTTAGCCAATCCAAATGCCGAAATCTCCATTCTTGAACTTGCTCACCTGGTGGCAAATCTAGTAGATCCTAAACTCGAGGTTAGTATTCAAGACTCATTCGCTAAGAAGCCTGGTTATGTTCCCAGCGCTGTTCCGCGATCTTTGCCCTCTGTGTTAAAGTTGGAGGCTTTGGGCTGGAGAGCTAGTATAGGGCTAGAGGAAGGCTTTTCTAGGACCTTACTTTCTTATTCTAATTTTCACCATGCATAACCGTCTAGAACACCTTAAACAGGATTTTACTTCTGGAAATGTTAGCAAGCATGACTTTATAAATCGAGCCCACGCAGAATTCCACTCTGTCTTACATGAGTTTTCTTCTACACTGTCAAATACAGATATTTCAAAAATAGAAATTCTTGATAATAAGGTCTTAATGACGAATAAGTCCGATGGGATTGTTGTTGAAGTTGATTCCTGTGATGAACGAACTGCACCTGTAGAAGCTTTCAACTTCGGTTCTTACGAACCAGGCGAATCTTCAGTTATTAGAAAGCTCGCAGCATCTATTGATACAATGTTGGATATTGGTTCTAATATTGGTTGGTATTCACTTGTGGTAGCCAAGCTTAATCCTTCAGCAAAAATTCTTGCTTTTGAGCCAATTCCGCAAACTTTTGCTAAATTGAAAAATAATTGCAAACTCAATCGTCTTTCTAATATAGATTATAGGAATTATGCTCTATCTGATTCTGAGGGTTCCTTTCCTTTTTATTTTTATCCCGAAGGCAGTGGAAATGCTTCTATGAAAAATTTAGCACTAAGAGATGATGTACTTGAGATTGAATGTCATCTTCGTACTTTAGATAGTCATGAGGATGAGATCTTAGACTCTCAAACAATAGATTTCGTTAAAATTGATGTTGAAGGCGCAGAACTTTTTTCTGTGAGGGGTGGAATTAATTTACTTCAAAAGCATAAGCCAATATTGTTAGTCGAATTGCTCAGAAAGTGGTCTGCACCATTTGGTTATCATCCCAATGAAGTCATTGAGATACTTGCCTCTATAGGGTATGTAGCTTATACGCTCTCAAATGAGTATAAGCTTTCAAGATTCACCCT contains the following coding sequences:
- a CDS encoding NAD-dependent epimerase/dehydratase family protein, with the protein product MKIVLHLLGGAGRIGTALIQSLVDNPISNLDSIYVYCDSTKANGVERLYANTKAPFVRALGYSGFVEFFGSEEHSIFSSENTRHVVFNLRGINKKQQWLNQPLDSMGVQINSCRTIVDANLWLQSNVEIIHFSSLLCDLIESSLSLDQICEGQESYRRPYMVSRLHQETMLAANAFQHSISTCFLRLPAVYGFSDDAQSPWVLNVFCKCRKKKELVLSRNPFQKVYLTHCAFLIQALRLLISSNYDVRSSKTVSYMRPPMLGMPVGALANIVENYPIDSADMQWSDLGIEFLDESNLGRGDNIDAHMLQLLSAIDTLIKP
- a CDS encoding FkbM family methyltransferase gives rise to the protein MHNRLEHLKQDFTSGNVSKHDFINRAHAEFHSVLHEFSSTLSNTDISKIEILDNKVLMTNKSDGIVVEVDSCDERTAPVEAFNFGSYEPGESSVIRKLAASIDTMLDIGSNIGWYSLVVAKLNPSAKILAFEPIPQTFAKLKNNCKLNRLSNIDYRNYALSDSEGSFPFYFYPEGSGNASMKNLALRDDVLEIECHLRTLDSHEDEILDSQTIDFVKIDVEGAELFSVRGGINLLQKHKPILLVELLRKWSAPFGYHPNEVIEILASIGYVAYTLSNEYKLSRFTLIDSETVDTNFFFVHPNSRLFSELTFH
- a CDS encoding thiamine pyrophosphate-binding protein is translated as MSKLKLSVAIANLLASQGIRQVFGIIGSANAHLFDAVYQHPEIQLTCLHHEQACVMAAHGYYMQSGQIAAVFVTAGAGITNALTGVVGAWADSVPVLILSGQEATKQFASNNLSRMIGIQGVYTESIYESCTKSVVTCKDSESVVIAIASAVRLAREGRPGPCIVDIPIDLQSNEMEINKINALINENLVIKGFQSFGLSDQDLSHLLISLKSANAPLLWLGNGLRKYSSSVISSIVRDLGIPYLTSWTATDLFEPIDDLYAGHAGTYGGRAGNLILQSCDVLLTLGTRLAIPQKGYVDHQLARRAKIFVIDCDQIELDKLSERFDNKYLADASVALSQIHQSLGNTLHSSMNEWLSHVGLIRNEFSLVEPCHLKKDAVDSYQFISDLGKLSSSNTTFVTDMGTALISGFQVLEPKNGQRLFTSQGLGEMGYGLPGAIGAWFADPTRQVICLNCDGGLMMNLQDLHSVISHQIPLKLVIFNNDGYLMIKHTQNAIVGGRRAGTDRASGLTCPEYKPLVKALGFDYFSLSYLDQQDQVITEFLEHDGASVLEVFMAADQLLVPKLSVSVSADGTLVSPPLEDLSPLIPLEQIERLMLVDVHPNSISLERDEVVAKGDAIY
- a CDS encoding NAD-dependent epimerase/dehydratase family protein, yielding MAQTIFFENQIFLDDISSLVSTFKDWEFFRDQSVLVTGGAGLVPSYLVNTLLYANHVLSLNLNITCLVRSEQSNLFRLASWINNSSLHLIYGTAEEYPYSLLEPHSIIVHAASAASPKIYAQDPVGVILPNSTGTMRLCDQGRLWQIKRLLYFSTGEVYGINSKEYFNELDFGYLDPNSLRSCYAESKRVGESICKAYSHQYSLPATSARIFHTYGPQMLLDDGRVFADFVRDALNRKPIVLASSGSARRCFCYLKDATSAFLTLLVNGLSGEAYNLANPNAEISILELAHLVANLVDPKLEVSIQDSFAKKPGYVPSAVPRSLPSVLKLEALGWRASIGLEEGFSRTLLSYSNFHHA